A section of the Cryobacterium soli genome encodes:
- a CDS encoding HNH endonuclease signature motif containing protein translates to MSSPDQAPPPTPDDDDYSPESAPPGITPTAITPTDPITQTPHAEAAEPDEYVPDVALDEFVKTELARRTELIAADARLIAQVQARQAEHMVDLQTWSEDPRVSSRLHGSPDLIRAAARNTATMTTYQARAAAYSRWEDGEVARRTIVSELACLLKLAERAVERLLDQSLWLLSTPAAFQALSAGEISYRHATVLLDQMRTLPDEDQAAFVEAVLPAAKKLPVGRFNDRARRVRERTHPESIAIRNRNAFADRRSYWEAAPDGMGWLHWYGTAHDTKAAFDRIDSMAVRLKKTDASTAAEATATAAAGAGESFGPGAGTGFGLGTAAMRDEEEKRRTLDQLRADITRALLLDGVTPDGMGVGIRGKVMITVPVLTLLGLDDEPATLEGYGPISPETAREIAGNAPGFTRLLTHPESGVVLSLGKTQYKKTKAMGKWLRMRDETCRFPGCSRPAVKSDVDHTDPWAGGGTTDSDNLAHLCEAHHRLKHLSRWRVTQEPGGILLWTSPGQRSYRTDPANPVAPPRPLPPTTGPKTRTRPADDSYLQPRHQPTRRPTAPVPENPPF, encoded by the coding sequence ATGAGTAGCCCAGACCAGGCTCCACCGCCCACTCCGGACGATGACGACTACTCTCCGGAGTCCGCTCCACCCGGCATCACCCCCACCGCTATCACCCCGACCGACCCGATCACACAGACACCGCACGCCGAGGCGGCTGAGCCCGACGAATACGTGCCCGATGTAGCTTTGGACGAGTTCGTGAAGACGGAGCTCGCCCGACGCACCGAACTCATCGCGGCCGACGCCCGCCTGATCGCCCAGGTCCAGGCCCGGCAGGCCGAGCATATGGTCGACCTGCAGACGTGGAGCGAGGATCCGCGGGTGTCTTCCCGCCTGCACGGCAGCCCGGATCTCATCCGGGCGGCCGCCCGGAACACGGCGACCATGACCACGTACCAAGCCCGCGCCGCCGCGTACTCACGGTGGGAGGACGGGGAAGTGGCCCGCCGCACCATCGTGAGCGAACTCGCGTGCCTGCTCAAGCTCGCCGAACGGGCCGTGGAACGGCTGCTGGACCAGTCCCTGTGGTTGCTGTCGACCCCCGCCGCGTTTCAGGCCCTCTCCGCCGGTGAGATCAGTTACCGCCACGCGACCGTGCTCCTGGACCAGATGCGCACCCTCCCGGACGAAGACCAGGCCGCGTTCGTGGAAGCGGTCCTCCCGGCCGCGAAGAAGCTACCCGTGGGCCGCTTCAACGACAGAGCCCGCCGGGTGCGGGAACGCACGCACCCGGAATCGATCGCGATCCGTAACAGGAACGCTTTCGCCGACCGCCGCAGTTACTGGGAGGCCGCACCCGACGGGATGGGCTGGCTGCACTGGTACGGCACCGCCCACGACACCAAAGCCGCCTTCGACCGCATCGACTCGATGGCCGTGCGGCTGAAGAAGACCGACGCCTCGACCGCGGCGGAGGCGACAGCGACAGCAGCCGCCGGAGCTGGCGAGAGCTTCGGCCCGGGTGCCGGCACGGGCTTCGGGTTGGGCACGGCCGCGATGAGGGACGAGGAGGAGAAGCGGCGCACGCTCGACCAGTTGCGCGCCGACATCACCCGCGCCCTTTTGTTGGACGGCGTCACCCCTGACGGGATGGGCGTCGGAATCCGCGGCAAGGTCATGATCACCGTTCCCGTCCTCACCCTCCTGGGCCTGGACGATGAACCCGCCACCCTCGAAGGCTACGGACCGATCTCCCCCGAAACCGCCCGCGAGATCGCCGGGAACGCACCAGGCTTCACCCGGCTGCTGACCCACCCGGAGTCCGGGGTGGTGCTTTCCCTGGGCAAAACCCAGTACAAGAAGACCAAAGCCATGGGCAAATGGCTGCGGATGCGCGATGAAACCTGCCGTTTTCCCGGCTGCTCCCGCCCCGCCGTCAAGAGCGACGTCGACCACACCGACCCCTGGGCCGGCGGCGGCACCACCGACAGCGACAACCTCGCGCACCTCTGTGAAGCCCACCACCGGCTCAAGCACCTGTCCCGGTGGCGGGTCACCCAGGAGCCCGGTGGAATCCTGCTCTGGACCTCGCCCGGACAACGCAGCTACCGCACCGACCCCGCCAACCCCGTGGCACCACCCCGGCCCCTGCCGCCGACCACCGGCCCGAAAACCCGGACCCGCCCCGCCGACGACAGCTACCTACAGCCCCGACACCAACCCACGCGCCGCCCCACGGCGCCCGTCCCCGAAAACCCACCGTTCTAG
- a CDS encoding type 1 glutamine amidotransferase domain-containing protein, producing the protein MTSVLFVVSAADHWTLNDGSLHPTGYWAEELAEPHRLFTEAGWSITIATPQGAAPTVDLGSLAAGATGSDERSAELRSYLESLPALQSPNSLDDVTVSDYDVVFYPGGHGPMEDLAVDATSGQIMTDAISSGKILGVLCHAPAALLASVDADGTWPFLGYRMTGFTDAEEALGGLAPKAKWLVQARLVELGADFVEGASFGEHIEIDRNLYTGQNPASSVKLATAIIDAVAAQK; encoded by the coding sequence ATGACTTCCGTACTTTTTGTCGTCAGCGCCGCTGACCACTGGACCCTCAACGACGGTTCGCTGCACCCCACCGGCTACTGGGCCGAAGAGCTAGCCGAACCGCACCGCCTGTTCACCGAGGCCGGCTGGTCGATCACTATTGCCACGCCGCAGGGCGCTGCTCCCACGGTGGACCTGGGCAGCCTGGCCGCCGGCGCGACCGGTAGTGACGAGCGCTCCGCCGAGCTGCGCAGCTACCTCGAATCCCTGCCCGCGTTGCAGAGCCCGAACTCGCTCGACGACGTGACGGTGTCCGACTACGACGTGGTCTTCTACCCCGGCGGCCACGGCCCCATGGAAGACCTCGCTGTCGACGCGACCAGTGGTCAGATCATGACGGATGCCATCAGCTCCGGCAAGATCCTCGGCGTGCTCTGCCACGCCCCGGCGGCACTGTTGGCCTCGGTCGACGCCGACGGCACCTGGCCGTTCCTGGGCTACCGCATGACCGGTTTCACCGACGCCGAGGAGGCCCTGGGCGGACTCGCACCGAAGGCCAAGTGGCTCGTGCAGGCGCGTCTGGTCGAACTGGGTGCCGACTTCGTCGAGGGTGCGTCCTTCGGGGAGCACATCGAAATCGACCGCAACCTCTACACGGGCCAGAACCCGGCGTCGTCGGTCAAGCTCGCCACGGCGATCATCGACGCGGTGGCCGCCCAGAAGTAG